The Candida dubliniensis CD36 chromosome 5, complete sequence genome has a window encoding:
- a CDS encoding eukaryotic translation initiation factor 2 (eIF-2) subunit gamma, putative (Similar to S. cerevisiae GCD11;~In S. cerevisiae: involved in the identification of the start codon; binds GTP when forming the ternary complex with GTP and tRNAi-Met): MSYDDIENATPDIVIGSTIEEPEEDYQIESDNELQAADHESSQINEDSAKGKKSVAFTGLDEDEENAEEIARKEFEEGGGLPEQPENPDFSELTPLSPEIINRQATINIGTIGHVAHGKSTVVRAISGVQTVRFKDELERNITIKLGYANAKIYKCDNPECPEPDCYRSFKSDKEIRPKCQRAGCDGRYKLLRHVSFVDCPGHDILMSTMLSGAAVMDAALLLIAGNESCPQPQTSEHLAAIEIMKLKHVIILQNKVDLMREESALEHEKSIIQFIRGTIADNAPIVPISAQLKYNIDAVNQFIVNYIPVPMRDFTASPRLIVIRSFDVNKPGADVDELKGGVAGGSILTGVFKIGDEIEIRPGIVTKDDQGKIQCKPIFSNVVSLFAEHNDLKFAVPGGLIGVGTKVDPTLCRADRLVGQVVGAKGNLPSIYTDIEINYFLLRRLLGVKTEGQKQGAKVRKLEQSEVLMVNIGSTATGARVVAVKADMARLQLTTPACTEINEKIALSRRIEKHWRLIGWATIKKGTALEPIS, encoded by the coding sequence ATGTCATACGACGATATAGAAAACGCTACTCCtgatattgttattggGAGTACTATAGAGGAACCCGAAGAAGACTACCAAATAGAAAGTGATAACGAGTTACAAGCCGCAGACCATGAGTCATCGCAAATAAATGAAGACTCAGCCAAAGGCAAAAAATCAGTTGCATTTACTGGATTGGATGAAGACGAAGAAAATGCAGAGGAAATAGCCAGAAAGGAGTTTGAGGAAGGTGGTGGATTACCCGAACAACCAGAAAACCCAGATTTCAGTGAGTTGACACCTTTATCTCCCGAAATTATCAATAGACAAGCCACCATTAATATTGGTACCATTGGTCATGTCGCCCATGGGAAGTCTACTGTTGTCAGAGCTATTTCCGGTGTTCAGACCGTTCGTTTCAAGGATGAATTGGAAAGAAACATTACCATCAAGTTAGGTTATGCAAATGCCAAGATTTACAAATGTGACAACCCAGAGTGTCCAGAACCAGACTGTTACAGATCATTCAAATCAGATAAGGAAATAAGACCAAAATGTCAAAGAGCTGGATGCGATGGCCGTTACAAATTGTTAAGACACGtttcttttgttgattGTCCAGGACATGATATTTTGATGAGTACTATGTTGTCAGGTGCGGCTGTGATGGATGCCgccttgttgttgattgcTGGTAATGAAAGCTGTCCACAACCTCAAACTTCTGAGCATTTGGCTGCCATTgaaattatgaaattgaaacatgTCATTATTTTGCAGAATAAAGTTGATTTGATGAGAGAAGAATCAGCTTTGGAACATGAAAAATCCATTATTCAGTTCATCAGAGGCACAATTGCTGATAACGCCCCAATTGTGCCTATTTCTGCGCAATTGAAATACAACATTGATGCtgtaaatcaatttattgtGAACTACATACCTGTGCCAATGAGAGACTTTACTGCTTCACCAAGATTGATCGTTATTAGATCTTTTGATGTGAACAAGCCTGGTGCGGATGTTGACGAATTGAAAGGGGGTGTCGCAGGTGGTTCTATTTTGACTGGTGTTTTTAAGATTGGTGATGAAATCGAGATTAGACCTGGTATTGTCACTAAAGATGATCAAGGAAAGATTCAATGTAAGCctatattttcaaatgtGGTTTCCTTGTTTGCCGAGCATAAcgatttgaaatttgctGTTCCTGGTGGTTTGATTGGTGTTGGTACTAAAGTTGATCCTACATTGTGTAGGGCCGATAGATTAGTTGGTCAAGTTGTTGGTGCGAAAGGAAATTTGCCTTCTATTTACACtgatattgaaataaaCTATTTCCTATTAAGAAGATTGTTGGGTGTCAAAACTGAAGGTCAAAAGCAAGGTGCTAAAGTTCGTAAGTTGGAACAATCAGAAGTGTTGATGGTGAATATTGGTTCTACTGCAACTGGTGCTAGAGTGGTTGCCGTTAAAGCAGATATGGCTCGTTTACAATTGACTACACCAGCTTGTACAgaaatcaatgaaaaaattgccTTGTCTAGACGTATTGAAAAACATTGGCGTTTGATTGGTTGGGCCACTATCAAGAAAGGTACCGCATTAGAACCAATTTCTTAA